A window from Desulfotignum phosphitoxidans DSM 13687 encodes these proteins:
- a CDS encoding tyrosine-type recombinase/integrase gives MLQDGYDIRTVQDLLGHKDLNTTMIYIHILKRGPGGVVRPAEFLK, from the coding sequence TTGCTTCAGGACGGATATGATATCCGCACCGTGCAGGATCTGTTAGGCCATAAGGATCTGAACACGACCATGATCTATATCCATATATTGAAGCGGGGACCCGGCGGCGTCGTGCGTCCGGCGGAATTTCTGAAATGA
- a CDS encoding IclR family transcriptional regulator: protein MSSKKDQYFSKTLEKGLSILDLFGREHPSRSLTEISTLTGINKTSTYRLVNTLIQLGYLRKSVTDKSLRLGPKAFSMGHECFHGFDIYQGIKPIIDKTFFEHHISIDSALIDGFKLISLYRREMPNLVSFHLPLIMDELYARAMGKIVLANLGPDDLEHYFADLVPKKLTPHTLADIDEIRKDIRNTRTRGYSINNKEYMTGVISIGAPMMNLQTKSVVGAVSLDFPSREYSLDAIEKQYISVLLTLATEASDLITTAGIRQ, encoded by the coding sequence ATGTCCAGTAAAAAAGACCAATATTTTTCTAAAACCCTGGAAAAAGGCCTGTCGATTTTAGACCTGTTCGGCCGGGAACACCCGTCCCGGTCCCTGACGGAAATTTCCACGCTAACCGGGATCAACAAAACTTCCACCTACCGTCTGGTCAACACCCTGATCCAGCTGGGATATCTGCGCAAAAGTGTCACTGACAAATCCCTGCGCTTAGGGCCCAAGGCGTTTTCAATGGGCCATGAATGCTTTCATGGGTTTGACATCTATCAGGGCATCAAGCCCATCATTGACAAGACCTTTTTCGAACATCACATATCCATCGATTCCGCGCTCATTGACGGATTCAAGCTGATTTCCCTGTACCGCCGGGAAATGCCCAACCTGGTGTCGTTCCACCTGCCCCTGATCATGGATGAACTCTATGCCCGGGCCATGGGAAAGATCGTGCTGGCCAACCTGGGCCCCGACGACCTGGAACACTATTTTGCCGACCTGGTGCCCAAAAAACTGACCCCCCACACCCTGGCGGACATCGACGAGATCCGGAAAGATATCCGGAACACCCGGACACGGGGGTATTCCATCAATAACAAGGAATATATGACCGGTGTGATCAGCATCGGGGCCCCCATGATGAACTTGCAGACCAAATCCGTGGTGGGGGCCGTGAGCCTGGATTTTCCATCCAGAGAATATTCCCTGGACGCCATCGAAAAACAGTATATCTCCGTGCTGCTCACCCTGGCCACGGAAGCCTCGGACCTGATCACCACAGCCGGCATCCGGCAGTAG
- a CDS encoding TRAP transporter substrate-binding protein has product MKKLFLFLTLAVMSVCLVIPSQVFAEKVLKLGFGDPINSDQGAIAKQFKYLVEGYTGGDVKIQLFPGSALGNETEMLQNTRSGELDLCMLSVPNLSPFSRKINILTFPYVIKSMRDAVTITTGKLGAQWNDILQKEAGIRILAWTYSNFRHLTNSKRKITSMADLKGLKVRVPQNALMIASYEAWGANPTPMAWPETFTALQQGVVDGQDNPYIVNYTMKFQEVQKYITPLHYQFSLQPMIIGEKHFQKMDQNLKDILIRAGIEAQQYCVLFQMEESEKALQAMLDAGMEYSEFSDEDKMIQVAKENVWPEYYDKVGGKDAVMEVVAELEKADKARQAQ; this is encoded by the coding sequence ATGAAAAAATTATTTCTTTTTTTAACATTGGCCGTGATGTCCGTTTGCCTGGTGATACCATCCCAGGTATTTGCTGAAAAAGTATTGAAACTGGGATTCGGGGATCCCATCAACTCCGACCAGGGTGCCATTGCCAAACAGTTCAAATACCTGGTGGAAGGGTACACGGGCGGTGATGTGAAAATTCAGCTCTTCCCGGGCAGCGCCCTGGGAAATGAAACGGAAATGCTCCAGAACACCCGCAGCGGCGAACTGGACCTGTGCATGCTCTCTGTCCCCAACCTGTCCCCGTTTTCACGGAAAATCAACATCCTGACCTTCCCTTATGTGATCAAGAGCATGCGGGATGCCGTCACCATCACCACGGGAAAACTGGGTGCACAATGGAACGACATCCTTCAAAAGGAAGCCGGAATCCGGATTCTGGCCTGGACCTATTCCAATTTCCGTCATCTGACCAATTCCAAACGCAAAATCACCAGTATGGCTGATCTGAAAGGCTTGAAAGTCCGGGTCCCCCAGAACGCCCTGATGATCGCATCCTATGAAGCCTGGGGCGCGAATCCCACCCCCATGGCATGGCCGGAAACCTTTACCGCGCTGCAGCAGGGCGTGGTGGACGGTCAGGACAATCCCTATATTGTCAACTACACCATGAAATTTCAGGAAGTACAGAAATACATCACACCGCTGCATTACCAGTTCTCGTTGCAGCCCATGATCATCGGTGAAAAACATTTTCAGAAAATGGATCAGAACCTCAAGGACATCCTGATCCGGGCCGGCATCGAAGCCCAGCAGTATTGTGTGCTGTTCCAGATGGAAGAATCTGAAAAAGCCCTCCAGGCCATGCTGGACGCCGGCATGGAATACAGTGAATTTTCTGACGAAGACAAAATGATTCAAGTGGCCAAGGAAAACGTGTGGCCTGAATACTATGACAAAGTCGGCGGCAAAGACGCTGTCATGGAAGTGGTGGCAGAGCTTGAAAAAGCGGATAAAGCCAGACAGGCCCAGTAA
- a CDS encoding TRAP transporter small permease: MTLSRVLKTSITILDNIEGYLCKFFLSFFVILLFFQVIMRTVFQNSLAWSEEASRFAFVWFAFLGASYAARLGAHNRVTFQFKLFPKIVGDVSQLIADGIWLVFNAIMTVKSIEVIRDMMEYPFYSPALDIPMQYIYMLFPFTFTLMSIRIIQVNILKHILKRDIVDVDDISTDLEDIKRDMKIDSNDEGRMA; encoded by the coding sequence GTGACTCTCAGCCGCGTGCTTAAAACGTCAATCACGATCCTGGATAATATCGAAGGATATCTGTGTAAATTTTTCTTGAGCTTTTTTGTCATCCTCCTGTTCTTTCAGGTGATCATGCGGACCGTTTTCCAGAATTCGCTGGCCTGGAGCGAGGAAGCATCCCGGTTCGCCTTTGTCTGGTTCGCCTTTCTGGGCGCATCCTATGCAGCCCGGCTGGGGGCCCATAACCGGGTCACCTTTCAGTTCAAACTGTTTCCAAAAATCGTGGGCGATGTGTCCCAGCTCATCGCCGACGGCATATGGCTGGTGTTCAACGCCATCATGACGGTTAAAAGCATTGAAGTCATCCGGGATATGATGGAATATCCGTTTTATTCGCCGGCCCTGGATATCCCCATGCAGTATATTTACATGCTGTTTCCCTTCACATTCACCCTCATGAGCATCCGGATCATCCAGGTCAATATCCTGAAACACATTCTGAAAAGAGACATCGTGGATGTGGACGATATTTCGACAGATCTGGAAGATATCAAGCGGGACATGAAAATCGATTCAAACGAT